From a single Columba livia isolate bColLiv1 breed racing homer chromosome 15, bColLiv1.pat.W.v2, whole genome shotgun sequence genomic region:
- the ANKS3 gene encoding ankyrin repeat and SAM domain-containing protein 3 isoform X2, with translation MSELSDEASESELLNRSLSMWHGVGQMICREELDVPLDLHTASSVGQYEVVQECIQRGDLDLNKRNCGGWTPLMYASYIGHDTIVHLLLEAGVNVNIPTPEGQTPLMLASSCGNESVAYFLLQQGAELEMKDIHGWTALFHCTSAGHQQMVKFLLDNGANANCKEPVYGYTPLMEAAASGHEIIVQYLLNHGVKADVRDNTGATARTLAMKYGHTKIVGLIDLHVAPVPKVFCRGPGKYEELSSSDESCSAPQRQRPVRRTKGPSIHDGPQALAKITAVGIGGRKQSCYEQVPPRGYVTFNDDGSCEADNIRNRDVTSPINEQDVESSSSREDNVFLTNNLATVRSSSSSSECLTKAPGVSSEGSLESNEDSDHANSPPSRKQAKSFKIKNRYSNSDSQWTHCPGKAGGSSQHLILPEPPAYKGPQDLATFLEEIGCLKYLQVFEEQDVDLRIFLTLTESDLKEIGITLFGPKRKMTSAIARWHSNARPPSDALELAYADRLEAEMQELAIQLHKRCEEVEMMKSQVCQEQKLRAVAESCLMERDETWNAIQCQLREVQAITKNAGVLLDQIKSCQAELSSRLTQELIVGRVLDTKVQTGTGESRRPGERPVLEGWPPSLKSLSLPELSAVLEECVGEMGKALQTVTQNLQRLQAPGQSWLEP, from the exons ATGTCGGAGCTGAGTGATGAAGCCAGCGAGTCGGAGCTGCTGAACCGCAGTCTCTCCATGTGGCATGGGGTCGGTCAGATGATCTGTCGGGAGGAGCTGGACGTTCCCCTGGACTTGCATACGGCTTCTTCTGTTGGGCAGTATGAAGTGGTGCAGGAGTGTATCCAGCG TGGAGATCTGGATTTAAATAAGAGGAATTGTGGTGGCTGGACTCCACTGATGTATGCCTCCTACATCGGCCACGACACCATTGTGCACCTGCTGCTGGAAGCGGGAGTGAATGTGAACATCCCCACACCAGAAGGGCAGACACCGCTCATGCTGGCCTCCAGCTGTGGAAATGAAAGTGTTGCTTACTTTCTTCTACAG CAAGGTGCAGAGCTGGAGATGAAGGACATTCATGGCTGGACTGCCTTGTTTCACTGCACCAGTGCTGGACATCAGCAGATGGTCAAGTTCTTACTGGACAATGGGGCAAATGCCAACTGCAA GGAGCCCGTGTATGGATATACACCTCTGATGGAAGCAGCTGCTTCTGGCCATGAGATAATTGTTCAGTACCTTCTCAATCAT GGGGTGAAGGCAGATGTCAGAGATAACACTGGAGCCACAGCACGGACACTGGCCATGAAGTACGGACATACAAAGATTGTGGGGCTGATAGATTTGCATGTGGCCCCAGTGCCCAAGGTCTTCTGCAGGGGTCCAG GAAAATATGAAGAGCTGAGTTCTTCAGATGAATCATGTTCTGCTCCTCAGAGACAGAGGCCTGTTCGTAGGACCAAGGGTCCCAGCATCCATGATGGGCCCCAGGCGTTGGCAAAGATAACGGCGGTTGGAATTGGGGGAAGGAAGCAGTCTTGCTATG AGCAGGTCCCTCCTCGGGGCTATGTTACCTTCAATGACGATGGCAGCTGTGAAGCAGACAATATCCGGAACCGGGATGTTACCTCTCCAATTAATGAGCAGGAtgtggagagcagcagcagcaggg AAGATAATGTTTTCCTCACCAACAACTTAGCAACtgtcaggagcagcagcagcagcagtgaatgCCTTACCAAAGCCCCGGGGGTCAGCAGTGAAGGCTCCTTGGAAAGCAATGAG gattCTGACCATGCAAACAGCCCTCCTAGTCGGAAACAAGCCAAGAGCTTTAAGATCAAGAACCGCTACAGCAACAGTGATAGTCAGTGGACCCACTGCCCAGGGAAAGCTGGGGGCTCTAGTCAGCACCTGATCCTTCCTGAGCCCCCAGCCTATAAAGGGCCCCAG GACCTGGCAACGTTCCTTGAAGAGATTGGGTGTCTGAAGTATCTGCAAGTGTTTGAGGAACAAGATGTTGACCTCCGGATCTTCTTGACCCTCACAGAGAGTGATCTGAAGGAAATAGGCATCAC TCTGTTTGGACCCAAAAGGAAGATGACTTCTGCCATTGCCCGATGGCACAGCAATGCTCGACCACCCAGCGATGCCCTGGAGCTGGCCTATGCAGATCGACTGGAGGCTGAGATGCAGGAGTTGGCCATTCAGCTGCACAAG AGGTGTGAGGAGGTGGAGATGATGAAGAGCCAGGTGTGCCAGGAGCAGAAGCTGCGTGCAGTGGCTGAGAGCTGTTTGATGGAGCGGGATGAGACCTGGAATGCTATCCAGTGCCAGCTCAGAGAGGTTCAGGCCATCACCAAGAATGCTGGAGTCCTACTGGATCAGATCAA ATCCTGTCAAGCAGAGCTGTCCTCCCGGCTGACCCAAGAGCTCATAGTCGGCAGAGTGCTAGACACAAAGGTACAAACGGGAACCGGTGAGAGCAGACGGCCTGGCGAGCGTCCAG TGCTGGAAGGATGGCCGCCTTCTTTGAAGTCTCTGAGCTTGCCTGAGCTATCAGCTGTCCTAGAGGAGTGTGTGGGAGAAATGG gaaaagctctgcagactgTGACTCAAAACCTCCAAAGGCTCCAagccccagggcagagctggctAGAGCCATAA
- the ANKS3 gene encoding ankyrin repeat and SAM domain-containing protein 3 isoform X1, translating to MKYQTGTVSLYSNPGVHCSKKELPAKILQQVLLLQAKEVAEVEGRMSELSDEASESELLNRSLSMWHGVGQMICREELDVPLDLHTASSVGQYEVVQECIQRGDLDLNKRNCGGWTPLMYASYIGHDTIVHLLLEAGVNVNIPTPEGQTPLMLASSCGNESVAYFLLQQGAELEMKDIHGWTALFHCTSAGHQQMVKFLLDNGANANCKEPVYGYTPLMEAAASGHEIIVQYLLNHGVKADVRDNTGATARTLAMKYGHTKIVGLIDLHVAPVPKVFCRGPGKYEELSSSDESCSAPQRQRPVRRTKGPSIHDGPQALAKITAVGIGGRKQSCYEQVPPRGYVTFNDDGSCEADNIRNRDVTSPINEQDVESSSSREDNVFLTNNLATVRSSSSSSECLTKAPGVSSEGSLESNEDSDHANSPPSRKQAKSFKIKNRYSNSDSQWTHCPGKAGGSSQHLILPEPPAYKGPQDLATFLEEIGCLKYLQVFEEQDVDLRIFLTLTESDLKEIGITLFGPKRKMTSAIARWHSNARPPSDALELAYADRLEAEMQELAIQLHKRCEEVEMMKSQVCQEQKLRAVAESCLMERDETWNAIQCQLREVQAITKNAGVLLDQIKSCQAELSSRLTQELIVGRVLDTKVQTGTGESRRPGERPVLEGWPPSLKSLSLPELSAVLEECVGEMGKALQTVTQNLQRLQAPGQSWLEP from the exons ATGAAGTACCAAACAGGAACAGTCTCCT tgtatTCGAATCCCGGAGTCCACTGCAGCAAGAAGGAACTGCCAGCAAAAATTCTTCAACAAGTCTTATTGCTTCAGGCTAAGGAGGTGGCTGAAGTGGAG GGCAGGATGTCGGAGCTGAGTGATGAAGCCAGCGAGTCGGAGCTGCTGAACCGCAGTCTCTCCATGTGGCATGGGGTCGGTCAGATGATCTGTCGGGAGGAGCTGGACGTTCCCCTGGACTTGCATACGGCTTCTTCTGTTGGGCAGTATGAAGTGGTGCAGGAGTGTATCCAGCG TGGAGATCTGGATTTAAATAAGAGGAATTGTGGTGGCTGGACTCCACTGATGTATGCCTCCTACATCGGCCACGACACCATTGTGCACCTGCTGCTGGAAGCGGGAGTGAATGTGAACATCCCCACACCAGAAGGGCAGACACCGCTCATGCTGGCCTCCAGCTGTGGAAATGAAAGTGTTGCTTACTTTCTTCTACAG CAAGGTGCAGAGCTGGAGATGAAGGACATTCATGGCTGGACTGCCTTGTTTCACTGCACCAGTGCTGGACATCAGCAGATGGTCAAGTTCTTACTGGACAATGGGGCAAATGCCAACTGCAA GGAGCCCGTGTATGGATATACACCTCTGATGGAAGCAGCTGCTTCTGGCCATGAGATAATTGTTCAGTACCTTCTCAATCAT GGGGTGAAGGCAGATGTCAGAGATAACACTGGAGCCACAGCACGGACACTGGCCATGAAGTACGGACATACAAAGATTGTGGGGCTGATAGATTTGCATGTGGCCCCAGTGCCCAAGGTCTTCTGCAGGGGTCCAG GAAAATATGAAGAGCTGAGTTCTTCAGATGAATCATGTTCTGCTCCTCAGAGACAGAGGCCTGTTCGTAGGACCAAGGGTCCCAGCATCCATGATGGGCCCCAGGCGTTGGCAAAGATAACGGCGGTTGGAATTGGGGGAAGGAAGCAGTCTTGCTATG AGCAGGTCCCTCCTCGGGGCTATGTTACCTTCAATGACGATGGCAGCTGTGAAGCAGACAATATCCGGAACCGGGATGTTACCTCTCCAATTAATGAGCAGGAtgtggagagcagcagcagcaggg AAGATAATGTTTTCCTCACCAACAACTTAGCAACtgtcaggagcagcagcagcagcagtgaatgCCTTACCAAAGCCCCGGGGGTCAGCAGTGAAGGCTCCTTGGAAAGCAATGAG gattCTGACCATGCAAACAGCCCTCCTAGTCGGAAACAAGCCAAGAGCTTTAAGATCAAGAACCGCTACAGCAACAGTGATAGTCAGTGGACCCACTGCCCAGGGAAAGCTGGGGGCTCTAGTCAGCACCTGATCCTTCCTGAGCCCCCAGCCTATAAAGGGCCCCAG GACCTGGCAACGTTCCTTGAAGAGATTGGGTGTCTGAAGTATCTGCAAGTGTTTGAGGAACAAGATGTTGACCTCCGGATCTTCTTGACCCTCACAGAGAGTGATCTGAAGGAAATAGGCATCAC TCTGTTTGGACCCAAAAGGAAGATGACTTCTGCCATTGCCCGATGGCACAGCAATGCTCGACCACCCAGCGATGCCCTGGAGCTGGCCTATGCAGATCGACTGGAGGCTGAGATGCAGGAGTTGGCCATTCAGCTGCACAAG AGGTGTGAGGAGGTGGAGATGATGAAGAGCCAGGTGTGCCAGGAGCAGAAGCTGCGTGCAGTGGCTGAGAGCTGTTTGATGGAGCGGGATGAGACCTGGAATGCTATCCAGTGCCAGCTCAGAGAGGTTCAGGCCATCACCAAGAATGCTGGAGTCCTACTGGATCAGATCAA ATCCTGTCAAGCAGAGCTGTCCTCCCGGCTGACCCAAGAGCTCATAGTCGGCAGAGTGCTAGACACAAAGGTACAAACGGGAACCGGTGAGAGCAGACGGCCTGGCGAGCGTCCAG TGCTGGAAGGATGGCCGCCTTCTTTGAAGTCTCTGAGCTTGCCTGAGCTATCAGCTGTCCTAGAGGAGTGTGTGGGAGAAATGG gaaaagctctgcagactgTGACTCAAAACCTCCAAAGGCTCCAagccccagggcagagctggctAGAGCCATAA